Proteins from a genomic interval of Symmachiella macrocystis:
- a CDS encoding aspartate carbamoyltransferase catalytic subunit, producing the protein MNFVTDTDNSIKKRWTKRHLLGLEYLSADEITMILDQAAEFKRLAEQGETKLGLLRGTVVANLFFEPSTRTRTSFGLAAKRLSADTVEFSAAGSSLVKGETFIDTARNIEAMGVDQVVVRHSTPGAPHLLAQNLNTSVLNAGDGTHEHPTQALLDIFTIREHRGTLQGLTVALVGDISHSRVARSNIWGLTKLGARVIVCGPATLIPQHVEKLGVEVATNLDKILPELDCINLLRIQFERQRSGLFPSIAEYAHLFGMNGERLKTAKDDVMILAPGPINRGVEITPDVADGGHSVILDQVTNGLLIRMACLYLLNPKNSP; encoded by the coding sequence ATGAATTTCGTTACGGATACAGACAATTCAATCAAGAAACGCTGGACCAAACGACATCTTTTGGGGTTGGAATACCTCTCGGCTGACGAAATCACGATGATTTTAGATCAGGCCGCCGAGTTCAAACGCCTCGCCGAGCAAGGTGAAACAAAACTCGGACTGCTCCGCGGGACGGTGGTCGCCAATCTGTTTTTTGAACCTTCGACCCGCACACGCACCAGTTTTGGCTTGGCCGCCAAACGACTGAGCGCCGACACCGTTGAGTTCAGCGCTGCCGGCAGCAGTCTGGTCAAAGGCGAAACATTCATCGATACGGCCCGCAATATCGAAGCCATGGGGGTCGATCAAGTCGTCGTACGTCACAGCACGCCCGGCGCCCCGCACCTTCTCGCACAAAACTTGAACACCAGCGTCCTGAATGCCGGAGATGGCACGCACGAACATCCTACGCAAGCGCTGCTGGACATCTTTACGATCCGTGAACACCGAGGCACGTTGCAAGGATTGACCGTCGCGCTCGTCGGCGACATTTCGCACAGTCGCGTCGCCCGGTCCAATATCTGGGGTCTGACCAAACTGGGAGCGCGGGTCATCGTCTGCGGTCCGGCTACGTTGATTCCGCAGCACGTGGAAAAACTGGGCGTCGAAGTCGCCACGAACCTCGACAAAATCCTTCCCGAACTCGATTGCATCAACTTGTTGCGGATTCAATTCGAACGACAACGCAGCGGTTTGTTCCCCTCGATTGCTGAATACGCACATCTGTTCGGCATGAACGGCGAACGATTGAAGACGGCCAAAGACGACGTGATGATTTTAGCTCCCGGCCCCATCAACCGCGGTGTGGAAATCACACCGGACGTGGCAGACGGCGGCCATTCAGTCATCCTCGACCAAGTCACCAACGGCCTGTTGATTCGCATGGCTTGTTTGTATCTTCTCAATCCCAAAAACAGCCCGTAA
- a CDS encoding 2-oxoacid:ferredoxin oxidoreductase subunit beta: protein MSTDSSALPVLTAKDFASDQELRWCPRCGDYSILAQMKKVLPKLGIPKENFVFVSGIGCSSRFPYYMNTYGFHGIHGRAPALATGVKVSRPDLSVWVITGDGDALSIGGNHLMHAIRRNIDLKIILFNNQIYGLTKGQYSPTSPLGSRTKSTPMGSVDNPLTPLCVAIGSEATFVARAVDVDIKGLVNTLERAAAHKGTAFVEVYQDCNVFNPGAFEYATDKKLKEDNLIYLEHGKPLIFGKDGQKGIRLNEMKPEIVELGKGISEDDLLFHDEKAEEPSLAFLLSRMRHPEFPEPVGVFRDVEKPVYDDRVNAQVDAAIQDKGEGDLEALFNSGDTWTVT from the coding sequence ATGAGCACTGATTCGTCAGCTTTGCCGGTTCTCACTGCGAAGGATTTCGCGAGTGACCAGGAACTTCGCTGGTGCCCCCGTTGCGGGGACTATTCCATCTTGGCGCAGATGAAGAAGGTTTTGCCCAAACTCGGCATTCCTAAAGAAAACTTCGTCTTCGTTTCGGGAATTGGATGCTCCAGTCGGTTCCCTTATTACATGAACACCTACGGATTCCACGGAATCCATGGACGTGCTCCCGCACTGGCCACCGGAGTGAAGGTCAGCCGGCCGGACCTGAGTGTGTGGGTCATTACCGGCGATGGCGACGCGCTCTCGATCGGCGGCAATCACTTGATGCACGCCATCCGTCGGAACATCGATCTGAAGATCATTCTGTTCAACAACCAAATCTACGGACTAACCAAAGGGCAATACTCGCCCACCAGCCCGCTTGGTTCACGGACCAAAAGCACGCCGATGGGCTCGGTCGATAACCCTTTAACGCCGCTGTGTGTTGCTATCGGCTCCGAAGCGACTTTCGTCGCGCGGGCCGTCGATGTCGACATTAAGGGGTTGGTCAATACGCTGGAACGTGCCGCTGCTCACAAAGGGACTGCGTTCGTCGAAGTCTATCAGGACTGCAATGTCTTCAATCCCGGTGCGTTCGAGTATGCCACCGACAAGAAACTCAAAGAAGACAACCTGATTTATCTAGAGCACGGCAAACCGTTGATCTTTGGTAAAGATGGTCAAAAAGGGATTCGTCTCAACGAAATGAAGCCGGAGATTGTCGAACTCGGCAAGGGGATTTCCGAAGACGACCTGTTGTTCCACGATGAAAAAGCGGAAGAACCAAGCTTGGCGTTTCTGCTTTCCCGCATGCGTCATCCCGAATTCCCCGAACCGGTCGGTGTCTTTCGCGATGTCGAAAAACCAGTGTACGACGATCGGGTCAATGCCCAAGTCGACGCCGCGATTCAGGACAAAGGCGAAGGCGACCTCGAAGCCCTCTTTAACAGTGGCGATACTTGGACCGTGACCTAA
- a CDS encoding CBS domain-containing protein has translation MICPDCHCDNIVGADVCEGCGASLTHREEITNALERGIIAHSVDVLCAKRPVCVSAATSVREAIDLMLKHQTGAVLVESDGEVAGIFTERDVLNDVSQDISQMSEGLEHHMTASPETITKNDSIAYAMHAMDVGGYRHLPVVDSNGMPTGIVSARDIMRFLCVRYANSRDDE, from the coding sequence ATGATTTGCCCCGATTGTCACTGCGATAATATTGTCGGCGCCGATGTCTGCGAAGGTTGCGGAGCCTCACTGACTCACCGCGAAGAGATCACCAATGCGCTCGAACGGGGAATTATCGCACATTCGGTCGACGTGCTGTGCGCGAAGCGGCCCGTTTGTGTTTCCGCAGCGACATCGGTGCGTGAAGCCATCGACTTGATGTTGAAACATCAAACCGGTGCGGTGCTGGTCGAATCCGATGGAGAAGTGGCCGGTATCTTCACTGAACGCGACGTCCTGAACGATGTGAGCCAAGATATTTCGCAAATGTCGGAAGGCTTGGAGCATCACATGACCGCCTCTCCGGAAACCATCACTAAGAACGATTCCATCGCCTATGCCATGCATGCCATGGACGTTGGCGGGTACCGGCATCTGCCAGTCGTCGACTCGAACGGCATGCCAACTGGTATCGTCTCCGCTCGTGACATCATGCGATTCCTCTGTGTCCGGTACGCCAATTCGCGCGACGACGAATAG
- a CDS encoding CBS domain-containing protein has translation MDLREILTTTRIGQLAIKSVPILSPQDSVHHAAAQMRSHSHGSALVCDNDRLVGVFTERDLLRWLADGRSLDDAIAEAMTANPQTVTSDDALMSAIGYLDQGGYRRIPVVNADGAPIGIIDVKTIVHFFVEHFPSAIYNQSPQSKQTTSDREGA, from the coding sequence ATGGACTTACGCGAAATTCTGACGACGACGCGGATTGGCCAATTGGCGATCAAGTCGGTCCCGATCTTGTCTCCGCAAGACAGCGTGCACCATGCAGCCGCTCAAATGCGAAGCCATAGCCACGGTTCGGCGCTGGTCTGTGACAACGACCGTTTGGTCGGAGTCTTTACCGAGCGCGATCTACTGCGGTGGTTAGCCGACGGTCGCTCGCTGGATGATGCCATTGCCGAAGCCATGACGGCCAACCCCCAAACGGTCACCTCAGACGACGCGCTCATGTCGGCGATCGGTTACCTGGATCAAGGGGGGTACCGTCGGATACCCGTAGTCAACGCAGACGGCGCTCCGATTGGGATTATCGACGTGAAAACCATCGTGCATTTTTTCGTCGAGCACTTTCCCTCAGCGATTTACAATCAGTCCCCTCAGTCCAAGCAAACGACTTCAGACCGCGAAGGCGCGTGA
- a CDS encoding Bax inhibitor-1/YccA family protein: MNQTDDFAPRPHYDVNDLFAADAADEARAKFLRLTYGHLMLAILAFMGLTYVFLNTQAILEPMVRMIQGGQWFIVLIAFMAVSWIADRWARSDTSIGMQYLGLALYTVAEAIIFVPLLYIARETAGPDVIPTAAGLTMLATAVLTAVVFITGKDFSFLRTLLIVLSFTLLAAFAASAFFGLNMPVTMFAGIGVVLGSGMVLYSTSNVLHHYRTDQYVAASLSLFAAIALLFWYILQLVMSRD, encoded by the coding sequence ATGAACCAAACCGATGATTTCGCCCCCCGCCCTCATTACGACGTCAACGACCTGTTCGCCGCCGATGCCGCGGATGAAGCCCGCGCGAAATTTTTGCGGCTGACCTACGGCCACCTGATGCTGGCGATTTTGGCCTTCATGGGGCTGACGTATGTGTTTCTGAATACACAGGCCATTCTGGAACCGATGGTTCGCATGATTCAAGGCGGCCAATGGTTTATTGTATTGATTGCCTTTATGGCGGTGAGTTGGATCGCGGATCGTTGGGCGCGCAGTGATACGTCGATCGGCATGCAATACCTCGGATTGGCACTCTACACGGTTGCCGAAGCCATTATTTTTGTACCGCTGTTGTACATCGCCCGAGAGACCGCCGGTCCCGATGTCATTCCCACAGCCGCAGGGCTAACGATGTTAGCGACCGCAGTATTGACCGCCGTGGTCTTTATCACGGGTAAGGATTTTTCGTTTCTCCGTACCCTGTTAATCGTGTTGTCATTCACACTGCTAGCGGCATTTGCCGCATCCGCGTTTTTTGGACTCAACATGCCGGTCACAATGTTCGCCGGAATTGGCGTGGTGCTGGGTAGCGGCATGGTGCTCTATAGTACCTCCAACGTTTTGCATCACTACCGCACGGACCAATACGTGGCGGCTTCATTGAGTCTGTTCGCGGCGATCGCCTTGCTGTTTTGGTACATTTTGCAATTGGTCATGAGTCGTGATTAA
- a CDS encoding 2-oxoacid:acceptor oxidoreductase subunit alpha, whose amino-acid sequence MAATDAATSESPEQKPLEEVETVVVRFCGDSGDGMQLAGTQLTNVSAVFGNDVVTLPDFPAEIRAPAGTLGGVSGFQISFSSDDIFTPGDEVDTLVAMNPAALKTNIADLKRGGTLIVNEDAFEKGNLQKAHYDHNPLENEVELSKFRVHKVPMTRLTRDSVAELGLSLKIADRCKNFFALGLVFWLYDRDPKPTTDWITTKFGKNPAIAQANMNALTAGSNYGFSTESFTVHYQVPPAKLPPGKYRKITGNEATAIGLATAAKLSGKKLFYAGYPITPASDILHELSKLKNFGVRTCQVEDEIAAMTAVVGASYSGELAVTASSGPGICLKAEAMGLGVMTELPMVIINVQRGGPSTGLPTKTEQSDLLLAMYGRNGDCPLPIVAAAAPADCFKMAQEAFRIATEFMTPVILLTDGYIANGAEPWRIPEMSELRPIEILHPEGVTNGDEEKFLPYSRNEKLARPWAIPGTPGLQHRVGGLEKSDGTGNVDYSPENHEHMVKTRQSKVDGIANFIPEQSVEGPEEGDLLVLSWGGTYGSTRTAVRECMRAGKSVALAHLQYLNPMPRNLGEVISKYKRVLIPELNTGQLRLLIRSYFLVDAVGYNKVQGKPFLVSELVAKIDEVLADCQDT is encoded by the coding sequence ATGGCTGCGACAGACGCCGCCACGTCCGAGTCCCCCGAGCAGAAGCCTCTTGAAGAGGTCGAAACAGTTGTTGTTCGATTTTGCGGAGATAGCGGCGACGGCATGCAATTGGCGGGAACACAATTAACCAACGTGTCCGCCGTATTTGGCAACGATGTGGTCACGCTTCCTGACTTTCCCGCGGAAATCCGGGCTCCTGCCGGAACGCTGGGTGGGGTGAGCGGATTCCAGATTAGCTTTTCCAGCGACGATATTTTCACTCCGGGGGACGAGGTCGATACCCTGGTCGCCATGAACCCGGCGGCGCTGAAAACCAACATTGCTGATCTCAAACGAGGTGGGACGTTAATCGTCAATGAGGATGCTTTTGAAAAAGGCAACCTGCAAAAGGCGCATTACGACCACAATCCGTTGGAAAACGAAGTCGAACTGTCCAAATTCCGTGTGCATAAAGTGCCTATGACACGGCTGACACGCGATTCCGTGGCTGAATTGGGACTGTCGCTGAAAATCGCGGACCGCTGTAAGAACTTTTTCGCGCTCGGTTTGGTCTTCTGGCTGTATGACCGCGACCCCAAACCGACGACCGATTGGATCACCACCAAATTTGGCAAAAATCCGGCGATCGCTCAGGCCAACATGAACGCGCTCACAGCGGGTTCCAATTATGGCTTTTCGACTGAATCGTTTACCGTCCATTATCAGGTTCCGCCGGCTAAGTTACCGCCGGGCAAGTACCGCAAAATTACCGGCAACGAAGCGACCGCCATTGGGTTGGCAACAGCTGCGAAATTGTCGGGCAAGAAATTGTTTTATGCCGGGTACCCGATTACACCCGCCAGCGATATCTTGCACGAACTCTCGAAGTTGAAGAACTTTGGGGTACGCACCTGCCAGGTGGAAGACGAAATCGCCGCGATGACAGCTGTTGTTGGCGCCTCCTATTCCGGTGAACTAGCCGTGACCGCGAGCAGCGGACCGGGGATTTGTCTGAAAGCTGAGGCGATGGGCCTGGGCGTGATGACGGAATTGCCGATGGTGATCATCAACGTCCAACGTGGCGGACCGAGTACCGGCTTGCCCACGAAAACAGAGCAATCGGACTTGTTATTGGCCATGTACGGTCGCAACGGCGATTGTCCATTACCGATTGTGGCTGCTGCAGCACCGGCTGATTGCTTTAAGATGGCTCAAGAGGCCTTCCGTATAGCGACGGAGTTTATGACGCCGGTGATCCTATTGACCGACGGTTATATCGCCAACGGCGCCGAACCGTGGCGGATTCCTGAGATGTCGGAGTTGCGGCCGATCGAGATTCTACATCCCGAGGGAGTGACCAACGGCGATGAGGAGAAATTTCTCCCCTATTCGCGCAACGAAAAATTGGCGCGGCCCTGGGCGATTCCGGGAACCCCGGGATTGCAACACCGCGTCGGCGGTCTGGAGAAATCCGACGGCACCGGTAACGTCGACTACTCGCCGGAAAACCATGAGCACATGGTGAAAACACGGCAGTCTAAAGTCGATGGCATCGCCAATTTCATCCCTGAACAGAGTGTCGAGGGCCCCGAGGAGGGGGATTTGCTGGTATTGAGTTGGGGCGGAACCTACGGCTCAACACGAACCGCCGTGCGAGAATGTATGCGAGCCGGTAAATCAGTGGCGCTCGCGCATTTGCAGTACCTCAATCCTATGCCCCGCAACTTGGGCGAAGTGATTTCGAAATACAAAAGAGTCTTAATTCCTGAATTGAACACCGGGCAACTGCGATTACTGATTCGCAGTTATTTCCTAGTTGATGCCGTGGGTTATAATAAAGTTCAGGGAAAGCCATTCTTGGTTAGCGAGTTGGTAGCCAAGATCGACGAAGTATTGGCAGATTGTCAGGATACCTAA
- a CDS encoding dihydroorotase, which translates to MTSTRIRGGRVIDPSQGIDTVADLVLQDGKVVSIGTSSAAADIEIDATDMIVCPGLIDMHVSLREPGFEEDETIATGAAAALAGGITSVACMPDTQPVVDNRAAAEFIILQAGRAGLANVFPLGAVTKDCNGEELAEIGQLVEAGVVAFSDATRPLANAEIMRRALEYCGMFNRPIFNHPAVPELVHGGVMHEDYVSTELGLRGMPAAAEDISVGRDIALAKVTGGRVHLQTISSLGSIDQIRRAKAAGLRVTAEISPHNFTLMDERLRTFNSNYKVDPPLRTADHLAACIEGLQDGTIDAICSDHQPYAPEKKSRELNLVPFGVSGLETLLPISIASLIEPGHLDWPQLIGKLTNGPANILGIPKGTLATGAEADVTIIDPQVEWTIDATQFRSRGHNTPFDGWKVRGRARTVLVAGVVVYEV; encoded by the coding sequence ATGACCAGCACACGAATTCGCGGCGGACGCGTGATCGATCCCAGCCAGGGTATCGATACCGTTGCGGATCTAGTTCTTCAGGATGGGAAGGTGGTCAGCATCGGCACATCGTCCGCCGCTGCGGATATCGAGATCGATGCCACCGACATGATCGTCTGCCCCGGCCTGATCGACATGCATGTCAGCCTCCGCGAACCCGGTTTTGAAGAGGATGAAACGATCGCCACTGGAGCCGCGGCGGCGCTGGCCGGGGGGATCACTAGTGTGGCCTGCATGCCCGACACCCAACCGGTTGTCGACAATCGAGCTGCCGCCGAATTCATCATCCTCCAAGCCGGACGAGCGGGACTGGCCAATGTGTTTCCACTGGGAGCGGTGACCAAAGATTGCAACGGTGAAGAACTGGCCGAGATCGGCCAATTGGTCGAAGCGGGTGTCGTCGCCTTTTCGGATGCGACCCGGCCGTTGGCCAATGCTGAAATCATGCGCCGCGCACTGGAATATTGCGGCATGTTCAACCGCCCCATCTTCAACCACCCCGCCGTCCCTGAGTTGGTGCATGGTGGGGTGATGCATGAGGACTACGTCTCGACCGAGTTGGGGCTGCGGGGCATGCCGGCTGCCGCGGAAGATATTTCCGTTGGCCGCGATATCGCCCTGGCCAAAGTCACCGGCGGACGCGTGCACCTGCAAACGATTTCCAGCCTCGGCAGCATCGATCAAATTCGCCGCGCCAAAGCAGCCGGATTGCGCGTTACCGCTGAGATCTCGCCACACAACTTTACGCTGATGGATGAGCGGCTGCGGACGTTCAACTCCAACTACAAAGTCGATCCGCCACTAAGGACGGCTGACCACCTGGCTGCCTGTATCGAGGGTCTTCAGGACGGCACGATCGATGCGATCTGTTCGGATCACCAACCCTATGCGCCAGAAAAGAAAAGCCGGGAGTTGAACCTCGTTCCGTTTGGCGTCTCCGGTTTGGAAACGCTGCTGCCGATTTCCATCGCCAGTTTGATCGAACCGGGACACCTCGACTGGCCGCAATTGATTGGGAAATTGACCAACGGCCCGGCGAATATCCTGGGCATCCCCAAAGGGACCTTGGCGACCGGCGCTGAGGCTGACGTGACAATCATTGACCCGCAAGTCGAGTGGACCATCGACGCTACCCAATTTCGCTCGCGGGGCCACAACACACCATTCGACGGCTGGAAAGTCCGCGGCCGTGCCCGGACTGTGCTAGTGGCCGGTGTGGTTGTGTATGAGGTTTAG
- a CDS encoding serine/threonine protein kinase, with protein sequence MLDPPSQALLERLYENQLCTPRDLSRCRKQVQRLTRDLPAFDSVWIDALLQARILTPFQARLLDSTPPGQIVVGPCLLLDRLGGGQRGETFLAQHKSSRQICVLKIVAPRDGYSVEEFSAFESVVAKIADINHPCVVGPQVCDRLGDRIVVVSRHIAGPHLAELLVRRGRFPADIVWEIGRQLLDGLAALHASGQMHGDIRTHNVRLVTSGVAVLVDAGVRPVVERDLTIHTAAAPERFDGIAPELIGTGRSHAPTTDFYALGCLLWQLLAGRPPFPGGDPLAKIAAHQTSTVDDVREWAPDTPPKLAEAIAQLTDPDPTKRPSSAAAAIEVWGKPSRMARSKVSRFVAGFRGPARASREGRAATTVGRWAPMFVLVFLLSGLATFLSDQGARNAMLQMVNDLAPSLSRLEDNKNSKSPPAAKADPPETSTAQPKYLELPAVQDGVIVLNAPGPYSIRPISAVGPLVIRGTAGAPSEIVIDSAPLKISAESVRLENVRLRNIASETGHTPAGSLVLLQTDRLDVNRCEFHTHALDSLAPESITPAARLSIKPIALAWRNLGTSAGGMIRLRDTQFVGVGTALHLASAPQRLQAKNCLRLGGGTMFVLNSPPPAGSLLTVQLNSVTCRDSGPLWNWRFSDKNRRPGKVQINVTNCVFHAADQQTALFEFLGDDVSNDWSDLIALNGVDTIIRPQTRLVTWLNRQTGQLTPLADEKLYVEGVFAVPYTFRGDLTTRPADSELDEIKASISRRSEELPGYHVR encoded by the coding sequence TTGTTGGACCCACCGTCACAAGCATTGCTCGAACGGCTGTACGAGAATCAACTCTGCACGCCGCGCGACCTCAGTCGCTGCCGCAAGCAAGTACAACGCCTCACGCGCGACCTGCCGGCGTTTGACTCGGTGTGGATCGATGCGCTGTTGCAGGCTCGTATACTTACGCCGTTTCAAGCCCGTTTGTTGGATTCCACCCCTCCCGGGCAAATCGTCGTCGGTCCCTGCCTGTTGCTTGATCGCTTGGGTGGTGGGCAGCGGGGGGAAACATTTTTAGCGCAACACAAATCGAGCCGGCAAATCTGCGTACTGAAAATAGTCGCACCGCGTGATGGCTATTCCGTCGAGGAGTTTTCGGCATTCGAATCGGTCGTCGCGAAGATTGCCGATATCAATCATCCCTGCGTCGTCGGACCGCAGGTGTGCGACCGCCTGGGTGATCGTATCGTAGTTGTCAGTCGACACATCGCCGGTCCGCATTTGGCGGAATTGCTCGTCCGGCGCGGCCGTTTTCCGGCCGACATAGTCTGGGAAATTGGGCGACAACTGTTGGACGGTCTCGCCGCGTTGCATGCCAGCGGCCAGATGCATGGTGACATCCGCACACACAACGTACGGCTGGTTACATCGGGGGTGGCCGTATTGGTCGACGCCGGAGTCCGACCGGTGGTGGAGCGCGACCTCACCATCCACACAGCAGCGGCACCGGAACGGTTTGATGGAATCGCACCGGAGTTAATCGGCACCGGCCGCAGCCACGCCCCGACGACCGATTTCTATGCGCTGGGTTGCCTGCTCTGGCAGTTGTTGGCGGGACGACCGCCTTTCCCGGGGGGAGATCCACTGGCCAAAATTGCCGCGCACCAAACCAGTACGGTTGACGATGTGCGGGAATGGGCGCCCGATACGCCGCCAAAACTCGCCGAGGCCATCGCACAACTCACCGACCCCGATCCGACCAAACGCCCGTCGTCCGCCGCTGCGGCCATAGAGGTCTGGGGCAAACCGAGCCGCATGGCCCGCAGCAAAGTCTCACGATTTGTCGCCGGCTTCCGCGGCCCAGCCCGCGCTTCACGTGAAGGTCGCGCCGCGACAACAGTTGGACGCTGGGCACCGATGTTTGTGCTCGTGTTTTTGCTTTCCGGATTAGCAACCTTTTTATCCGACCAGGGCGCGCGGAATGCGATGCTACAAATGGTCAACGACCTTGCCCCCTCGTTGAGTCGCTTGGAGGACAACAAGAATTCCAAGTCGCCCCCCGCGGCAAAGGCCGATCCACCGGAGACATCTACCGCTCAGCCAAAATACCTGGAACTGCCCGCAGTGCAAGACGGAGTAATCGTGCTCAACGCGCCCGGTCCTTACAGCATACGGCCCATTTCAGCCGTGGGGCCGTTAGTCATCCGTGGAACGGCAGGCGCGCCGTCGGAAATCGTCATCGATTCGGCTCCCCTAAAAATTAGCGCCGAATCGGTCCGTCTAGAAAACGTCCGTCTACGAAATATCGCCTCAGAAACCGGGCATACCCCCGCTGGTTCGCTGGTTTTGCTGCAAACGGATCGGCTTGATGTTAACCGCTGCGAGTTTCACACTCATGCGCTGGACTCGCTCGCGCCGGAATCAATTACCCCGGCGGCGCGCCTCTCCATCAAACCGATCGCGCTGGCATGGCGAAACCTGGGCACGTCGGCCGGTGGGATGATTCGGTTGCGGGATACGCAGTTTGTGGGAGTCGGAACCGCACTGCACCTGGCTAGCGCGCCACAAAGACTACAGGCAAAAAACTGCCTGCGGTTGGGAGGCGGCACTATGTTTGTGCTCAACAGCCCTCCGCCGGCAGGAAGTCTACTGACAGTCCAATTGAATTCGGTGACCTGTCGCGACAGTGGTCCGTTGTGGAATTGGCGATTCTCAGACAAAAACCGCCGACCGGGTAAAGTCCAAATCAATGTGACCAATTGCGTGTTCCATGCAGCGGATCAACAGACCGCATTGTTTGAGTTCCTAGGCGACGACGTGAGCAACGATTGGAGCGATCTGATCGCGCTGAACGGTGTCGACACGATCATCCGGCCGCAAACGCGATTAGTGACATGGTTGAACCGGCAAACCGGGCAGCTCACACCGTTGGCCGACGAAAAGCTGTACGTCGAAGGGGTCTTTGCCGTGCCGTATACATTTCGTGGAGACCTGACGACTCGCCCGGCCGATTCGGAACTGGACGAAATCAAAGCCAGTATTTCACGACGTTCCGAGGAATTACCCGGATATCATGTTCGGTAA